The Pseudosulfitobacter pseudonitzschiae genome includes a region encoding these proteins:
- a CDS encoding DUF58 domain-containing protein gives MTPNPITLRQTAEDQAARLPALLAHAEHLAGAVLLGDHGRRRAGTGDDFWQYRPAQIGDSRRMIDHRRSAMGDTQFVREREWQIAQSVMLWCDQGASMRFASADTLPTKSERARVLTLALAILLVRGGERVGLTGISLPPRRGRMQVIRLAEMLSEDSDDDYSPPEHRAMIPHAQAVFVSDFMGDIADVQLALTKAADRGVRGVLLHVLDPSEEAFPFRGRTIFESVGGTLRHETLKANDLRNRYLERLAARKAELRHLCGLTGWQYGEHHTDSSAQSALLWLYRAMDRTVAVRG, from the coding sequence GTGACGCCAAACCCGATCACCTTGCGTCAGACAGCCGAGGATCAGGCCGCGCGCCTGCCCGCGCTGCTGGCCCATGCCGAGCATCTGGCCGGAGCCGTCCTGTTGGGCGACCATGGGCGCAGGCGAGCGGGCACCGGTGATGATTTCTGGCAATACCGTCCGGCGCAGATAGGCGACAGCCGACGCATGATTGATCACCGCCGAAGTGCGATGGGCGATACACAGTTCGTGCGCGAACGCGAATGGCAGATCGCGCAATCGGTTATGCTGTGGTGCGATCAAGGTGCCTCGATGCGCTTTGCCAGCGCCGACACGCTGCCGACCAAGTCCGAGCGCGCGCGCGTTCTGACGCTGGCACTGGCGATCCTGCTGGTGCGCGGCGGCGAACGTGTGGGTCTGACCGGCATCAGCCTACCGCCCCGACGCGGGCGGATGCAGGTGATACGGTTGGCCGAAATGCTGTCGGAGGATTCCGACGACGATTACAGCCCCCCCGAACACCGTGCGATGATCCCCCATGCACAGGCCGTGTTCGTATCTGATTTCATGGGCGACATAGCTGACGTGCAATTGGCCCTGACCAAAGCCGCCGACCGTGGTGTGCGCGGCGTCCTGTTGCATGTTCTGGACCCGTCGGAAGAGGCGTTCCCGTTTCGCGGACGCACCATCTTTGAAAGCGTCGGCGGCACGTTGCGTCACGAAACGCTCAAGGCGAACGACCTGCGCAATCGCTATCTAGAACGTCTGGCTGCCCGCAAGGCAGAACTTCGGCACCTGTGCGGGCTGACCGGCTGGCAATACGGCGAACATCACACTGACAGCAGTGCGCAATCGGCGCTGTTGTGGCTTTACCGTGCGATGGACCGCACCGTGGCGGTGCGCGGATGA
- a CDS encoding AAA family ATPase → MSDAENMVAEIEALGEKLAEAKASITWRFIGQPRVVDLTLTALLCGGHGLLIGLPGLGKTRLVETLSTVMGLDGNRVQFTPDLMPADILGSEVLDTSADGSRAFRFLPGPIFCQLLMADEINRASPRTQSALLQAMQEKTVTVAGKDRPLGNPFHVLATQNPIEQEGTYPLPEAQLDRFLLQIDVDYPDRATERDILIATTGETEAQVVPVFSDGELLAAQRLLRRMPVGDSVVEMILDLVRAFRPDAPDASQQVRDTVAWGPGPRASQALMLAVRAKALLDGRLAPSAEDVVDMARPVLSHRMALNFAARARGDSLVNLIETTAAGLSRRGEAAA, encoded by the coding sequence ATGAGTGACGCCGAAAACATGGTGGCCGAGATCGAAGCCTTGGGCGAGAAGCTGGCCGAAGCCAAGGCGTCGATCACATGGCGGTTTATCGGGCAGCCACGGGTTGTCGACCTGACATTGACGGCGCTTTTGTGTGGTGGCCACGGTCTGTTGATCGGCTTGCCCGGTCTGGGCAAGACACGACTGGTTGAAACCCTCAGCACAGTGATGGGGCTGGATGGCAACCGCGTACAGTTCACGCCCGATCTGATGCCCGCCGACATTCTGGGGTCAGAAGTTCTGGACACCTCTGCCGACGGCAGCCGCGCATTCCGCTTTTTGCCCGGGCCGATCTTTTGCCAGTTGTTGATGGCCGACGAAATCAACCGCGCCTCGCCGCGCACGCAATCAGCGCTGTTGCAGGCGATGCAGGAAAAAACCGTTACCGTCGCGGGCAAAGATCGCCCTCTTGGCAACCCGTTCCACGTTCTGGCAACGCAAAACCCCATTGAACAAGAGGGCACCTATCCCCTGCCCGAAGCACAGCTTGACCGTTTCCTTTTGCAGATCGACGTGGACTATCCTGATCGCGCGACCGAGCGTGACATCCTGATCGCCACCACCGGCGAGACCGAGGCGCAAGTGGTGCCTGTGTTCTCGGACGGCGAATTGCTGGCGGCACAACGATTGTTGCGCCGGATGCCGGTGGGCGACAGTGTGGTCGAAATGATCCTTGATCTCGTGCGCGCGTTCCGACCAGATGCACCCGATGCGTCGCAACAAGTGCGCGACACTGTGGCATGGGGCCCCGGCCCGCGTGCGTCGCAGGCATTGATGCTGGCAGTGCGGGCCAAGGCGTTGCTGGATGGCCGTCTGGCCCCCTCTGCCGAAGATGTCGTCGATATGGCGCGGCCTGTACTCAGCCACCGTATGGCGCTGAACTTTGCTGCACGGGCGCGGGGCGACAGCCTTGTTAATCTGATCGAAACCACCGCCGCGGGCCTGTCCCGCCGGGGTGAGGCCGCCGCGTGA
- a CDS encoding DUF1285 domain-containing protein, whose translation MSGQKTVTPSADSLVASIKAAKTRGLPPVDKWDPAFCGDLDMQIKRDGTWFYQGTPIGRPGLVKMFASILKREGDRYFLVTPVEKVGITVEDAPFLAVDFDVEGKGKDQELTFVTKTDDVTVAGPDTPIRVERDADTGEPSPYVLVRRNLEALIDRKSFYRLVDIGTHHDGWFGVWSKGAFFGIIPSDELP comes from the coding sequence ATGAGTGGACAAAAAACCGTGACGCCCAGTGCAGACAGCCTTGTTGCGTCGATTAAAGCGGCAAAAACACGCGGTTTGCCGCCCGTGGATAAGTGGGATCCCGCCTTTTGCGGCGATCTGGACATGCAGATCAAACGCGATGGCACATGGTTTTATCAGGGCACGCCAATCGGGCGACCCGGGCTGGTTAAAATGTTCGCATCGATTCTGAAGCGTGAAGGTGATCGTTATTTTCTGGTCACCCCCGTCGAAAAGGTAGGGATCACTGTCGAGGATGCGCCGTTTCTGGCCGTCGATTTTGACGTGGAAGGCAAAGGCAAGGATCAGGAACTGACCTTTGTCACTAAAACCGACGATGTCACCGTTGCAGGCCCCGACACACCCATCCGCGTCGAACGCGATGCCGACACCGGCGAGCCGTCGCCCTATGTCCTTGTGCGCCGCAATCTTGAGGCCTTGATTGATCGCAAGAGTTTTTACCGTCTGGTGGATATCGGTACGCATCATGACGGCTGGTTTGGCGTTTGGTCCAAAGGGGCGTTCTTTGGCATCATTCCGTCTGACGAATTGCCCTGA
- a CDS encoding hydroxypyruvate isomerase family protein, with amino-acid sequence MPRFAANLTHLWPDLPFLDRFDAAGEAGFKAVEVLFPYDFPAGDIQQALRRNALEMILINAPPPNYTGGDRGFSAIAGREERFAHDMRRATRFAQALGVSFIHVMAGVAQGDTARATMVENLKRACDLAPKGLTLTLEPLCPASAPGYFLNNFDLAAGIIEEVGADNLALQWDSYHAQEITGDALASFAALRPMIRHIQIGDAPDRGPPGAGTVDFATLFRAIDDSGYDGWVSAEYTPGGPTGKTLDWMRLG; translated from the coding sequence ATGCCCAGATTTGCCGCAAACCTTACACATCTTTGGCCCGACCTGCCGTTCCTTGATCGCTTTGACGCAGCAGGAGAGGCAGGATTCAAGGCGGTTGAAGTGCTGTTTCCCTACGACTTTCCCGCGGGTGACATTCAGCAAGCCCTGCGGCGAAACGCGCTTGAGATGATTTTGATCAACGCGCCACCACCGAATTACACTGGTGGTGATCGTGGATTTTCCGCGATTGCAGGACGTGAAGAACGGTTTGCACATGACATGCGCCGCGCCACACGGTTTGCGCAGGCACTGGGCGTGTCGTTCATTCACGTGATGGCGGGCGTGGCGCAGGGGGATACGGCCCGAGCCACGATGGTGGAAAACCTGAAACGGGCCTGCGATCTGGCCCCCAAGGGGCTGACCCTGACATTAGAGCCGTTGTGCCCTGCCTCGGCGCCCGGCTATTTTTTGAACAACTTTGACCTTGCCGCAGGGATCATCGAAGAGGTCGGCGCCGACAATCTGGCGCTGCAATGGGACAGCTACCACGCCCAAGAGATCACTGGCGACGCGCTGGCGTCCTTTGCGGCACTGCGCCCGATGATCCGCCACATCCAGATCGGCGACGCTCCGGATCGTGGCCCGCCGGGGGCGGGTACGGTCGATTTTGCGACGCTATTCCGTGCCATTGACGACAGCGGCTATGACGGTTGGGTGTCGGCGGAATACACGCCGGGCGGGCCGACCGGTAAAACACTGGACTGGATGCGGTTGGGCTGA
- a CDS encoding DUF2798 domain-containing protein has product MIPARYAHIVFGFVLSGMMSLIVSGISMLRATEVWDGFFGIWMGAWLTSWAVAFPVVLFVAPLARRMVMRITLPG; this is encoded by the coding sequence ATGATTCCCGCCCGCTATGCCCACATCGTCTTTGGTTTTGTCCTTAGCGGAATGATGTCTCTGATTGTCTCGGGCATCAGCATGTTGCGCGCAACCGAGGTCTGGGACGGCTTCTTTGGCATCTGGATGGGTGCATGGCTGACCAGCTGGGCCGTGGCCTTTCCAGTAGTGTTGTTCGTGGCCCCGTTGGCACGGCGGATGGTGATGCGGATTACCCTACCGGGCTAA
- the polA gene encoding DNA polymerase I produces the protein MSGKFGKGCHLHLIDGSAFIFRAYHALPPLTRKSDGLPIGAVAGFCNMLQRYVEGNAGGDVTHVAVIFDKGSHTFRNEMFDQYKANREAMPEDLRPQIPLTRTATEAFNIACKEKEGFEADDIIATLAVQARAAGGRCTIISSDKDLMQLVGDGVEMLDAMKNRSIDRDGVFEKFGVFPDRVVDVQALAGDSVDNVPGAPGIGIKTAALLINEFGDLDTLLARASEIKQPKRRQTLIDHADQIRLSRDLVQLDENTPLDFTLDDLEVREPDPDRLLGFLAEMEFRTLSKRIAEALHVEAPVIEDKTPAPADIPEMEAVPFDPDAYEHVRDAAGLQVWIDRIRERGWVAVDTETTGLDEMVAELVGISLCVDAGQACYIPLIHKDSGTDDLFGSDALAEGQMPLEQCLEMLTPVLEDPAVLKIGQNMKYDAKIFARLGITVAPIDDTMLLSYAMHAGLHNHGMDALSERYLGHTPIPIKPLLGSGKSAITFDRVPLDKAVAYAAEDADITLRLWQTLKPQLHRVGVTTVYETLERPLVPVLAAMERSGIKVDRDTLSRMSNAFAQKMAGLEDEIYQLAGRKFNVGSPAQVGEVLFEDMGLEGGKKGTNGKYSTGADILEDLATIHDFPRRILDWRQLSKLKSTYTDALQDHINPDTGRVHTSYSIAGASTGRLASTDPNLQNIPIRSEEGRRIREAFVAEQGKTLVALDYSQIELRILAHIADIPELKQAFADGIDIHALTASEMFNVSLDDMTPDIRRQAKAINFGVIYGISGFGLARNLRIPRAEAQGFIDRYFERFPGIRTYMDDTKAFAKEHGFVQTLFGRKIHTPEIASKGPRAGFAARAAINAPIQGTAADVIRRAMIRMPAAIADIPATMLLQVHDELLFEVENGSEDALIDAARDVMENAADPVVKLDVKLTVDAGKGANWAEAH, from the coding sequence ATGTCAGGAAAATTCGGAAAAGGGTGCCACCTGCACCTGATCGACGGCTCGGCGTTTATCTTTCGCGCCTACCATGCGCTGCCGCCGCTGACGCGCAAGTCTGACGGGCTGCCAATTGGTGCCGTCGCGGGGTTTTGCAATATGTTGCAACGCTATGTCGAGGGGAACGCTGGCGGCGATGTGACCCATGTTGCCGTGATCTTTGACAAAGGCAGCCACACCTTCCGCAACGAGATGTTCGACCAGTACAAAGCCAACCGCGAAGCGATGCCCGAAGACCTGCGCCCACAAATTCCGCTGACCCGTACCGCAACCGAGGCGTTCAACATCGCCTGCAAAGAAAAAGAAGGTTTCGAGGCCGACGACATCATCGCCACGCTGGCCGTACAGGCCCGCGCCGCAGGGGGGCGTTGCACGATTATCAGCAGCGACAAGGACCTGATGCAACTGGTCGGCGACGGCGTTGAAATGCTGGATGCAATGAAGAACAGAAGCATCGACCGTGATGGTGTGTTCGAGAAATTCGGCGTCTTTCCCGACCGCGTCGTGGACGTGCAGGCGCTGGCCGGCGACAGTGTCGACAACGTGCCCGGCGCACCCGGCATCGGGATCAAGACCGCCGCGCTGCTGATCAACGAATTCGGTGATCTGGACACGCTGCTGGCCCGCGCGTCAGAAATCAAGCAGCCCAAGCGCCGTCAGACTCTGATCGACCACGCCGACCAGATCCGCCTGAGCCGTGATCTGGTGCAACTGGACGAAAACACCCCTCTGGACTTTACGCTGGACGATCTGGAAGTGCGCGAGCCCGATCCCGATCGCTTGCTGGGCTTTCTGGCCGAGATGGAATTCCGCACCCTGTCCAAGCGCATCGCCGAGGCGCTGCACGTCGAAGCTCCGGTGATCGAGGACAAGACCCCTGCACCCGCCGACATACCCGAAATGGAGGCTGTGCCCTTCGACCCCGACGCCTATGAGCACGTCCGCGATGCCGCCGGTCTGCAAGTCTGGATCGACCGCATCCGCGAGCGCGGCTGGGTTGCCGTGGACACCGAAACCACCGGTCTGGATGAAATGGTTGCCGAACTGGTGGGCATTTCGCTGTGCGTGGACGCCGGACAAGCCTGTTATATTCCGTTGATCCACAAAGACAGCGGCACCGACGATCTGTTCGGCTCGGACGCGCTGGCCGAGGGACAGATGCCGCTGGAACAGTGTCTTGAAATGCTGACGCCCGTGCTTGAAGATCCTGCGGTTCTGAAGATCGGGCAGAACATGAAATATGACGCCAAGATTTTTGCACGGCTTGGCATCACCGTGGCCCCGATCGACGACACGATGCTGCTGTCCTATGCGATGCACGCGGGCCTGCACAATCACGGCATGGATGCGCTGTCGGAACGTTATTTGGGCCACACACCGATCCCGATCAAACCGCTGCTGGGCAGTGGCAAATCCGCGATCACCTTTGATCGTGTGCCGCTGGACAAGGCCGTGGCCTATGCCGCCGAAGATGCCGATATTACCCTGCGTCTGTGGCAAACGCTGAAACCGCAACTGCACCGCGTCGGGGTAACGACAGTTTATGAAACGCTGGAACGTCCGCTGGTGCCCGTTCTGGCCGCGATGGAGCGGTCGGGCATCAAGGTCGACCGTGATACGCTGTCGCGCATGTCCAATGCCTTTGCGCAGAAAATGGCGGGGCTGGAAGACGAGATTTACCAACTGGCAGGCCGCAAATTCAATGTTGGATCGCCTGCGCAGGTCGGCGAAGTCCTGTTCGAAGACATGGGGCTGGAGGGCGGCAAGAAGGGCACCAACGGCAAATATTCCACCGGTGCCGACATTCTGGAAGACCTTGCCACCATCCACGATTTCCCCCGCCGCATTCTGGACTGGCGGCAGTTGAGCAAGCTGAAATCGACCTATACCGATGCGTTGCAGGATCACATCAATCCCGACACGGGGCGCGTTCACACGTCCTATTCCATCGCGGGCGCGTCGACGGGGCGGTTGGCCTCGACCGATCCGAACCTGCAAAACATCCCGATCCGCAGCGAAGAGGGGCGCCGCATCCGCGAAGCATTCGTGGCCGAACAGGGCAAGACCCTGGTTGCGCTGGACTATTCCCAGATCGAGCTGCGGATTTTGGCGCATATCGCGGACATTCCCGAGCTGAAACAGGCCTTTGCCGATGGCATCGACATTCACGCACTGACGGCTTCCGAAATGTTCAACGTCTCGCTTGATGACATGACCCCCGACATCCGCCGTCAGGCCAAGGCGATCAACTTTGGCGTCATTTACGGCATCTCGGGCTTTGGTCTGGCGCGCAATCTGCGCATTCCGCGGGCCGAGGCGCAGGGGTTCATCGACCGCTATTTCGAACGCTTCCCCGGCATCCGCACGTATATGGATGACACCAAAGCTTTTGCCAAAGAGCACGGCTTTGTCCAAACGCTGTTCGGTCGCAAAATCCATACGCCCGAGATCGCCAGCAAAGGCCCGCGTGCCGGTTTCGCCGCCCGCGCTGCAATCAACGCGCCGATTCAGGGCACCGCCGCCGATGTGATCCGCCGTGCGATGATCCGGATGCCTGCGGCGATCGCCGATATTCCCGCCACGATGTTGTTGCAGGTGCATGACGAACTGCTGTTCGAGGTCGAAAACGGATCAGAAGACGCACTGATCGACGCCGCGCGCGACGTTATGGAAAACGCCGCAGATCCGGTTGTTAAACTGGATGTGAAACTGACAGTGGACGCGGGCAAAGGTGCAAACTGGGCCGAGGCGCACTAG
- a CDS encoding DUF2459 domain-containing protein: MSLLRLQIRPRRPQGRQLKRLFVALIVLILSYPCAAIVGALVPSGRTADTGTPNHQVLLIAGPIHYDFILPLDDMTRTTFADLPDAALMMDMNGAQNLLIGWGAHDFYTTVGNYGDVTARAAWNGLTGDTSVLRLDVVGAVPATLDLRSFAMTDTQYARFLTALRATVRGDAPLANSGFTATDLFYPATGHFNAFRTCNVWIGEMVRAAGLRFGRWTPLPLSVSLSHRLYQSAG; this comes from the coding sequence ATGTCCCTATTGCGATTGCAAATACGTCCACGCAGACCACAGGGCCGACAGCTGAAACGGCTGTTCGTTGCGCTGATTGTCCTGATCTTAAGCTATCCCTGCGCGGCAATTGTCGGCGCATTGGTCCCGTCAGGACGCACCGCAGACACCGGCACGCCCAACCATCAGGTTCTGTTGATTGCGGGGCCCATTCATTACGATTTCATTTTGCCGCTGGACGACATGACGCGCACAACCTTTGCGGACCTGCCCGACGCGGCGCTGATGATGGATATGAACGGTGCGCAAAACCTGCTGATCGGCTGGGGCGCGCATGATTTTTACACCACAGTCGGAAACTATGGCGACGTGACCGCCCGCGCCGCATGGAACGGGCTGACCGGCGACACCTCGGTCCTACGGCTGGATGTGGTCGGCGCAGTGCCCGCCACGCTGGACCTGCGCAGCTTTGCCATGACCGATACCCAATACGCACGGTTCCTGACTGCTCTGCGCGCAACTGTCCGTGGCGACGCCCCACTGGCCAACTCCGGCTTTACCGCCACCGATCTGTTCTATCCGGCCACTGGTCATTTTAACGCCTTTCGCACCTGCAATGTCTGGATCGGCGAAATGGTGCGGGCCGCAGGTCTGCGCTTTGGCCGGTGGACCCCCTTACCCCTGTCGGTCAGCCTGTCGCACCGGTTGTATCAGTCGGCTGGCTGA
- a CDS encoding zinc-finger domain-containing protein — MTLQAPETKIVEQYRVACDGSEGALGHPRVWLQIPMDQGWVECPYCDCKYVHADHRADS; from the coding sequence ATGACCCTGCAAGCCCCCGAGACCAAAATCGTCGAACAATACCGCGTGGCCTGTGACGGCTCGGAAGGGGCGCTGGGCCATCCGCGTGTCTGGTTGCAGATCCCGATGGATCAAGGCTGGGTCGAATGTCCCTATTGCGATTGCAAATACGTCCACGCAGACCACAGGGCCGACAGCTGA
- the gpmI gene encoding 2,3-bisphosphoglycerate-independent phosphoglycerate mutase, producing MMSPKPVVLCILDGWGLREDSAGNAPMLAKTPTFDRILATCPNARLITHGPDVGLPSGQMGNSEVGHTNIGAGRVVAMDLGQIDLAIEDGSFFENGALKAFISAVKGAGGTAHLMGVVSDGGVHGHLIHMIAAAQACADAGLTVKIHALTDGRDVAPKSAQGYFRTLTKALPAGASIATVTGRYFAMDRDNRWDRVQKAFDAIVHAKGNAATDAQEAVAQAYAADTTDEFIPATVIGDYEGAQDGDGVFCLNFRADRAREIMAAIGAPDFNAFEAGTRPEWAGLLGMAEYSDQHSAYMQTAYPKPAIVNTLGAWVAQHGLRQYRIAETEKYPHVTFFLNGGVEVPADGEDRYMPKSPDVPTYDVQPEMSSEEVTAHLVQAIGDGYDLIVVNYANPDMVGHTGDLDAAIAACEAVDRGLAQVVAALEAVGGAMIVTADHGNCEVMIDPETGGPHTAHTLNLVPVAVVGAQGELSDGRLADLAPTLLHLMGLEQPAEMTGSVLLK from the coding sequence ATCATGTCCCCAAAACCCGTTGTTCTGTGCATTCTTGATGGCTGGGGTCTGCGTGAGGACTCTGCCGGAAATGCCCCTATGCTGGCAAAAACGCCGACGTTCGACCGGATTTTGGCGACTTGCCCCAACGCGAGGTTGATCACCCACGGCCCCGATGTGGGGCTGCCGTCCGGACAGATGGGCAATTCAGAGGTGGGGCATACCAATATCGGAGCAGGCCGCGTGGTTGCGATGGACCTTGGCCAGATTGATCTGGCGATCGAGGACGGTTCCTTTTTTGAAAACGGGGCATTGAAGGCGTTTATTAGCGCGGTCAAAGGTGCGGGTGGTACGGCGCATCTGATGGGTGTTGTGTCGGATGGCGGGGTGCATGGCCACCTGATTCATATGATTGCAGCCGCCCAAGCCTGTGCCGATGCGGGCCTGACCGTAAAAATCCACGCGTTGACTGATGGCCGCGACGTGGCGCCAAAGTCCGCCCAAGGGTATTTCCGGACATTGACCAAAGCGCTGCCCGCAGGGGCAAGTATTGCAACCGTCACGGGTCGCTATTTTGCGATGGACCGTGACAATCGCTGGGACCGTGTGCAAAAGGCGTTTGATGCCATTGTACATGCCAAAGGCAATGCCGCCACTGATGCACAAGAGGCCGTAGCACAGGCCTATGCTGCTGATACCACAGATGAATTTATCCCTGCCACCGTGATTGGCGATTATGAGGGCGCACAGGATGGCGACGGTGTGTTCTGTCTGAACTTTCGCGCCGACCGCGCGCGCGAAATCATGGCGGCGATCGGCGCGCCGGATTTCAACGCATTTGAAGCAGGAACGCGGCCCGAGTGGGCGGGGCTGCTGGGGATGGCCGAATATTCGGACCAGCACAGCGCCTATATGCAGACCGCTTACCCCAAACCCGCGATCGTCAACACGCTGGGCGCTTGGGTGGCCCAACACGGGCTGCGCCAGTACCGCATTGCCGAAACCGAGAAATATCCGCATGTGACATTCTTCCTGAATGGCGGCGTCGAGGTGCCTGCGGACGGCGAAGACCGCTACATGCCCAAAAGCCCAGATGTCCCCACCTATGACGTGCAACCCGAGATGTCGTCGGAAGAGGTCACAGCGCATTTGGTGCAGGCGATCGGCGACGGCTATGATCTGATTGTGGTGAATTATGCCAACCCAGATATGGTCGGCCACACAGGTGATCTGGATGCCGCGATTGCCGCCTGCGAAGCGGTGGATCGCGGGCTGGCGCAGGTTGTGGCCGCACTTGAAGCCGTGGGCGGTGCGATGATCGTGACGGCGGATCACGGAAACTGCGAAGTGATGATCGACCCCGAAACCGGTGGGCCGCACACGGCGCACACGCTGAACCTTGTGCCAGTGGCCGTGGTCGGCGCGCAGGGTGAACTTAGTGATGGTCGGCTGGCCGACCTTGCGCCGACGTTGCTGCATCTGATGGGGTTGGAGCAGCCCGCCGAGATGACGGGGAGCGTTTTGCTGAAATGA
- a CDS encoding murein hydrolase activator EnvC family protein, whose protein sequence is MIRVFALLACFWPAMLVAQDGTALARKAGVQLQEAAVQLDDAESARDRIKALTATIRAYETGLAAMRDGLRRASLRETQLTRQLAARDGEVAGFLGTLQTIGAAPSPTSFLHPDGPTGTARAGMLLAELTPALNARAAGLRRDLEDVQNLRAIQTQATAQMQQGLTEVQTARTALSQAMAERTDLPRRFTEDPVNTAILLESSETLDAFATGVANIAHDESLISLPDLSARIGDLPLPARGLILRGANEADAAGITRPGILLGTRPGALVTAPTAATVRYQGPLLDLGQVVILEPQPDTLFVFAGLGAVYVETGEVVATDAPIGLMGGLSAATETTGMSQDGDASGTARSETLYIEVRQDNVPQDPASWFRQGKDG, encoded by the coding sequence ATGATCCGCGTGTTTGCCCTTTTGGCTTGTTTCTGGCCAGCGATGCTGGTGGCGCAGGACGGCACGGCACTGGCCCGCAAAGCAGGGGTGCAGTTGCAAGAGGCAGCGGTGCAACTGGACGATGCAGAGAGTGCGCGTGACCGGATCAAGGCGCTGACAGCCACCATTCGGGCCTATGAAACCGGTCTGGCCGCAATGCGCGACGGGCTGCGCCGCGCGTCGTTGCGCGAAACGCAACTGACGCGGCAGCTGGCGGCACGCGACGGTGAAGTTGCGGGCTTTCTGGGCACCTTGCAGACCATCGGGGCCGCGCCCTCGCCCACTTCGTTTTTACATCCTGACGGCCCGACTGGGACCGCACGCGCAGGGATGCTGTTGGCGGAACTGACGCCGGCGTTGAATGCGCGTGCCGCCGGACTGCGTCGCGATCTGGAGGATGTGCAGAACCTGCGCGCGATCCAAACGCAGGCTACCGCGCAGATGCAACAGGGCCTGACCGAAGTCCAAACCGCCCGCACCGCACTGTCACAGGCGATGGCCGAGCGTACCGACCTTCCGCGCCGCTTTACCGAAGATCCGGTGAATACGGCCATTTTGCTCGAATCATCGGAAACTCTGGATGCCTTTGCCACGGGGGTGGCCAATATTGCGCATGACGAAAGCTTGATCAGCCTGCCCGATCTGTCCGCCCGTATCGGCGATCTGCCGCTGCCCGCACGCGGTCTGATCCTGCGCGGCGCAAATGAGGCCGACGCCGCAGGCATCACGCGCCCCGGCATCTTGTTGGGCACACGCCCCGGCGCACTGGTCACCGCACCAACTGCGGCAACAGTGCGCTATCAGGGGCCCCTGCTGGACTTGGGGCAAGTGGTCATTCTGGAACCGCAGCCCGATACGCTGTTCGTTTTCGCAGGGCTGGGTGCGGTCTATGTCGAAACCGGCGAGGTGGTGGCCACCGACGCGCCAATCGGGTTGATGGGTGGACTTTCTGCCGCGACTGAGACAACTGGAATGTCACAGGATGGTGATGCCTCTGGCACTGCCCGTTCAGAAACGCTCTATATAGAAGTAAGGCAAGACAACGTTCCGCAGGACCCGGCTTCGTGGTTCCGC